CACCTGCGGACTCTAATAAGAGGCCCAATAAGGTTCACTTTTCATTGACACTGGCTTTAATGTGCAGTGGTACATAGTGTGTGTTGTTGTACATACGCACACGAGCGTTTAACAGTTTGTGTAGATGGAGGAGTTTGCCTTAACGACTGTTAAAGTGAATGTCGCATGTGCAGCGACACGATCATCATTGCAACGAGCATTTTAAGACTTTAGTGTTTGTAtatctttttatttgtatttttgtcttggATGACACACTGTAGAATTTCATCATGTATGAAAAATAAAGGTTTATTTCTTCAATCCGCTGTTCAGTTTGGTAACCAAACGGCCTCTTTCATTCACATTTACTCCGTTTTCAACttgtctttctcttcctcacCTCCAGGGGGTGCTGTTAACCAGCTGCAGCCAAAACTaaccacattttttatttaaaaacttaaTTGTATTAGAAGTACAGACATTAGGAATGTTTTTTCTAGTCAGCATTCATGTTTTTTGGACAATTGAagtagtgtaaaaaaatatatatacggAAATTATCTTAGAGAAATTATAAGGCTTAtaccagtttaaaaaaaatactgtaaaatacaaaaatgtataaatacaaataattttaaaaagtcatattacagaAGTAATTATTTATAAAGATCCTTCTTCCCATGGGACGCTAAATAATAGAgaattatttaaataatactCACAAATAAACTGGTTAAAATTCCATAATGCCAATGTAACATTCAACTTTGAATATttccaaattccaaaaaaagattaattaCCTTAATTGATAATGGAATCTTACAATGAAGACCGAGTTATTTCATTAAACTTCCCGTGGACGTTTTCAATTTAGGTAAGTATGACAGGGAACGTGTTATTTAAAGACTAAATGTCTATTGCATTCCGTGGTGCTTCATCAAATACTAGATTTTCAATTATGTTCaccaataaaacattttaaataattgcTAGACTGACTACATCGTCTTATTCTatcgacatacagtatatattagctagttagctagccgATGCTAAAGCTAGTTATGGCTTCAGTGAAATAATGGAAACTTGATAGCTCATACTAttccttaaataatctttatcTAGCTACTTTCCTGAATTTAAAACTATTAGGTATTGaccagaaaaacaaacaaaaaaccctgtAGTGAACTCGATAATCTCGGCAGCTAGCAAGGTTTTGGGGGGAGCAATAGTTGAATCAGAGCCAAtagttttgccttttcttttttttttggttaatttacaactattgactttattttgcttaatcAATTGTGTGTAGTAGGGGATTCGTTTTGATTGTTTCATTGTCTtcaattgttatatttatattattttgcaGTATCAGTCGGCATTCAGGGACCTTGAATCATtccaagtaaaaagtattgtatcggcaatactggccctgtatttacttagTATCTTATTGCCCGACTCTATCAAAAACAACAGTGGACAACTTTGGTAGCATCACTTGTTTTAATAACAGAaactagtatactgtatataaaaagaaGCTCAATCATGAGACCGTGCGTGTGCGTATAAAGTGTTTCCTAAAGCAAAATGTTCTGTCATAGGACATTATTTCTAGGACATCTTTGCTGGGATGGAAGACGATAAAGACATGTTTTGATTGTCTTgcttattaataataacaggaATGGGCCAGGGCCTATAAGACAAATCCAgccatatttttgtgtgttttaatttCTCCGCTCTAATCGTCAAGAGTCCACTTGGGAGACGTCAAACAGTGATAGAGGTTAAAGTACCTGAGGTCTGCTGCGTTTTGGCCCTGGAgaagcacaaaataaaaatttaaaataaaaaaaaaatcgagcAGAATCAACAAGAATCAGTGCAAATATGGCCCCTTGGGAATAATACATGGAGAAAAAAGCTGCAGGCAGGCATCCATTGTCTACATCCTTCTTTCCTTGCTGTCCATCCAAACTCATCCGCAGCACTGACAACATGTGAGCCTCACACGGTTGCAAAAACTGCCACTACTCCTGGTTCTGATCAGAAGAGCTCATGATTGACATATGTCTGCAGAAAATACTGCCtctaaaataaatctaaaatatCTGAATCTATAAATGTGTATTTCTGCATGTGGCATGAAGCTAGCAGGtaagacaaaaaagtaaagacagTAAATATACTGGATTCTCTGTGCATTAAGGTCTGTTTTATGGTTCTATCCGAAGGTGGCGCCGCAGTTGGGACACCGTCTCTGACGCAGGGCGAAACAGAATAGGATGCCCAGCGGAAAGAAGAAGATGGCGCAGAGAATTCCCAGGCAGGTGAAGTCATCCTCCAGAACACCAactctggacaaaaaaaaaagtctcagtaTAAACtaatgcaaaaatgtttttatcatGGCTGAAAAGCTGTTGGTTAGTGTCAGCGCTGTCTTTTGTTTTGTAGGGCAATCGGTCGTCACAGTGAACAGTGGTCTCATGACTGCAACACATACACTGCACGACCTTGAGGAGGAGCAAATAATACATTAGAAAAACAATCCACAACAACTCATTTTACCACACCCagctagtatttttttttaaacatacaaggcagtagttttactttttctttgttttatttagctTAATTATTCAGTGGTGCTTAACCTCaccttacacttgtatgacagttaagaatgctaATACGGTTATTGACGTTTTTATGCTGGTGACAGCTTGCCCCCGGAGCTGATTCATTTATCGTCGAATCGACATGACTGTGCTCATGCTGCCTTTCACTGACTATTGTGCAAAGATAACTCATACATGTCTGCAGCTGGAGTGAAACGGCCAACAGGGTCAGAGTACTGGTCGCCTGTTGGACCTCAACTGACACGGAATCCATgttttctgctcaatattgcTAATATCATGATACAGGAATTGTGCAACGGTATACGGCAATGCATACTACTCCTAGAAGAGAgaaaatatatttctaaaaatatataaatgtgcaatatattaaatgtatataacatatatataatatattctaatgtataaatatgagtatttatgtaggttgtacatgtatatcaggggtgcacacgctcagcatgcaagttacaagtggACATGATCTCTCTCTATAGaacatgtatataaaatatgaccagtaaactttgaaactactaaatacaaatgattagtatttcacattcacagtttcagagTTTAAAAAGGTAATCTAAGTTGATATCGtacaataattcacaattcaattcaataagataattacacataattccttaATAGTTGCAGGGTTTCCGCTGCATGTAATGGAACGTGGCGCAGCAccacagtaaaataaaagctgccacactttggaatttttttttttaacacgaaAACAATGTTTATACATTGTATGTATTGACATCCAGTGCTGTGAAAAagagtttttttccccttcctgatttcttgttttttttgcatatgtcacacttaaatgttgcagatcaaacaaatttaaatattaatcaatgatgacacaactgaacacaaaatccagtttttaagttaaactttattattaaaaagggagaaaaaaaaatccaaacctacatgaccctgagTGGAAAAGTCATTGCCCCTTAGTAACTGGTTAGGCCACCcttgcagcaacaactgcaaacaagcgtttgcaataacttgcaatgagtctcttccagcgctgtggaagaattttggcccactcatctttgcagaattgttgtcattcagccacactgaagggttttccagcatgaagcgcctttttaaggtcatgccacagcatcttaataggattcaggtcaggactttgactaggccactccaaagtcattcagcggtggacttgctggtgtgttttggatcattgtcctgctgcagaacccaagttggtttcatcttgaggtcacaaacagatggccggacattgtctttcaggatttttttgtgcacagcagaattcatggttccatttaccacagcaagtcttccagaccatcacactaccatcaccatattttactgttggtatgatgttctttttctgaaatgcggcgttacttttacgccagatgtaatgggacatgcacgttccaaaaagttcaacttttgtctcgtcagaccacagagtattttcccaaatgtcttggggatcatcaagacgttttctggcaaaattgagacatgCCTTaatgttcagcagtggttttcatcttggaactctaccaagcaggccgtttttgcccagtgtctttcttatggtggagtcatgaacactgaccttaaaggaaaactgcactttttttggaattttgcccatcacccccactccttatgtgagacatggacaCATGTGTCTctcttctgtgtgttttaaaagatataaaaacataaaaatagcaaCAGCTCAatagtgcacgtaatgggatccaaaaaagtcaattgtttcatggctgcgcttcacgtcatgaactccactctAGAAATGAATGATAATGGCCAACACGGTCCACTGTACATCTACtatcttgtttaaaaaaaaaaaaaaaaaaaagtctgtacTACaagaatgtttttaaaaaaacatccagtCACTACTTGCAACCCTGTCATGTGCAATCACTTCCTGAGAGATATTGTACCACTTCAAATGTTGGCCATTCTGCCCCAGTCACCTTTGAACCCATGTGGCTCATCTGACTGACAGGATGTAGGCAGACGTGCAGAATCTGAAAGCCACGTCCGCTCACAAGACACACACTACATCTGTGTCATTGCTCAACTTCACATTCACTAAGCGTGATGACGAAGGCCTTAAAAGGATGCAAGCACTGTAAAGGATTCGTCATGGTGAACACGCGACACTCACATTGCGCTCCTTGTTAAACAGACATGACTTATTTGGCATCCAACCATTACCAAGcgtttgtgtgcttgtgtttgttaTTACCTGCAGGCGGGACAGCCTCCTACCACCACCACAGAGGGCTGGATGACTGTGTAGGTCCCAGCGTAGGGCTGCTGGGACACAGCCGTACCCGTTTGGGCTGGGGGGTACCCTGTGGTTGGGGAGAAACATGTACATGATGCTCAATTAACTTCTCTGACGAATCCGCTGTAAATAAAACAGGAAGTTCCAAGTCAGCCCAGAGCAAAGTGTTAACAACGTGATTAAAAGTGCTTAAATGCAGCCATTGTAATGAAATGCATATGATTAAAAAGGTACAAAGTACATCGATCAAAATATTACCGATTTGTAGGTTTAATTTGGGGTCACTTACAAGCTTTATTGAAGTTTTGCTCTGCAGACCTACTTATGTGAACTTTGATATCACGTCACGTGAGTACAGTACTGTGATGAAACCTTCCTTtgcttgtgcaaaaaaaagggACTGACCCTTCATGTTTACACGCTTCAATCATTGGCTATTAAAGTAGCGTTATGTTTCTCTTTAAACACTTTCCTAGTCGTTGTAGCTTATCACGATGAAGCCCTACTTCCGGGTTACAATCAAGACTTCCGCccttaaaccaaaaaaaaaccaacatccTGTTGCtacataaaatgtatattttatgcaTGTTGTGGCGATTACCTGTCATTTATGGTTCATATAAAGCTTTAAAGGGCATTTATTTTCATCTTTTCGCTAGGTTCGTGACGCTAGAGAGCAAACCGCTCAGATAGCTTGAAACGAAGCCGGAAGTGGGCGGCAGTGAGTCATCTGCTCCATGTCTGACAATGCGACACACGAAAGCCGAGCAACCCACCTTGGCCGCCGTCTGGGTACTGGTAGGGCGGCGGGGCGGGAGGTGGGATTGCCCCGTAGCTGTGCTGCTGCGGGCCATACTCGTAAGCCCCGGGAACAGTGTTGTAGGCGGGAGGTCTGTCCTGAATAAGGGGTTTGTTGTCCATCGTGTCAGCAGACGTAATGCGTCCTCAAGTTGTCCGCTCTGCTTGTTTAACTTCAAAGGAATGTCCCTCCAGGTACGCTCAACGCTATTCACAGTTTGTCGTCAACAACAACACGATGCTGGTACACAAATAGTGGCGACGTACAAAACGAAACAAAGACAAGACGCTGCGCCAAAAATGAAAGTTCGTTCCTCTCCATGCGCCAACTTTCCTCCGTCGCGACTCGTAAataccaaaaaataaacagcaaaacgTTCACTACGCAGCAGGAATACTCCGATAGTTAACTTAATTCCATGTCCCTTCTCTTAGTAGTTGGTCCTTGGGCACCAGAAGAACATCCATGCGTCGTCTAAGCACATTATAACTCAGATGAACTCCAGCCTTTTCCTCCTTAGATTGTCACAAGAGAACAATCATGTGATGAGACGCTGTATGCGCGCACCAGgcttcttaaagggacagtacATCAAAACAAA
This genomic interval from Dunckerocampus dactyliophorus isolate RoL2022-P2 chromosome 18, RoL_Ddac_1.1, whole genome shotgun sequence contains the following:
- the bri3 gene encoding brain protein I3, with product MDNKPLIQDRPPAYNTVPGAYEYGPQQHSYGAIPPPAPPPYQYPDGGQGYPPAQTGTAVSQQPYAGTYTVIQPSVVVVGGCPACRVGVLEDDFTCLGILCAIFFFPLGILFCFALRQRRCPNCGATFG